A single genomic interval of Eurosta solidaginis isolate ZX-2024a chromosome 3, ASM4086904v1, whole genome shotgun sequence harbors:
- the LOC137243983 gene encoding uncharacterized protein, translated as MQITNTLRTTLRQNYFQFNNKIYRQTNGLGMGSPTSAILMEVFMQNLEGKYIQELKSKLGVSFYARYVDDIICVLTTNNEELVLEYLNKQHGNIKFTMETEKDGGINYLDLTINIDKEAKRFNYDIYRKSTATDTIIHNTSNHPQQHKNAALRHLVHRLERTPLTQEAYKRELEVIYNIAANNGYKKALVDKLRRTNGEPKRNNEKENNSWTTMTYTGKATYKLANFFKKYNINTAFKTSNNLGRKLRTNINSEDRFSSHGVYKLTCGCQHSYIGQTGRQIRTRFREHIRDYNKKIRNPNIIPESNFANHMVENECSPANINKTVRVLHIQEKGRRLNVLENMEIYKQKTFDGRIINEQINTISDTIFEPLKLVYRKQLNHTGTADKHTTTNKHKTIDTPKQKIDKEGQTTKITDFYLPQSATQID; from the coding sequence atgcaaatcacaaatacgctaagaaccactttacgtcaaaactattttcaattcaacaataaaatatatagacaaacaaacggtcttggaatgggaagccccacatcagcaattcttatggaagttttcatgcaaaatctggaaggaaagtacatacaggagctgaagtccaaattaggcgtgtcattttatgctagatacgtggatgacataatatgcgttttaactactaataacgaagagcttgtactggagtacctcaacaagcagcacggaaatataaaatttacaatggaaaccgaaaaagacggaggaatcaactatctagacctcacgataaatattgataaagaagccaaaaggtttaactatgacatatatagaaagtcaacggccaccgatacaataatacacaatacctcaaatcaccctcaacagcataaaaatgcagcattaaggcacttggtacatagacttgaaagaacaccgcttacacaagaggcatataagagagaacttgaggtcatatataatatcgctgcgaacaacggatataaaaaagcactagtagataagctcagaaggacaaatggagaaccaaaaagaaataatgaaaaggaaaataatagctggacgactatgacatatactggaaaagcaacatataaattggcaaacttcttcaaaaaatacaacattaacacagcattcaaaacatcgaacaatctagggcgaaaactaagaactaacattaactcagaggatcggtttagcagccacggcgtatacaagctcacctgcggatgccagcatagttacataggacaaacaggacggcaaataagaacaaggttcagagaacatattagagattacaacaaaaaaatacggaatccaaacattatacccgagtctaacttcgcgaatcacatggtcgagaatgaatgttccccagcaaacatcaataaaacagttagggttcttcacatacaggaaaagggccgacgtctcaacgtactcgaaaacatggaaatctacaaacagaaaacattcgacggtagaataataaacgaacagataaacacaatttctgacacaatatttgagcctttaaaacttgtttacaggaaacaacttaatcacacaggtacagcagacaaacacacaacaacaaataaacacaaaacaattgacacaccaaaacaaaaaatcgacaaagaaggtcaaacgactaaaatcacagatttctacctaccccagtcagccacacaaatcgattag